A section of the Centropristis striata isolate RG_2023a ecotype Rhode Island chromosome 7, C.striata_1.0, whole genome shotgun sequence genome encodes:
- the tm2d2 gene encoding TM2 domain-containing protein 2, producing the protein MILVSYILLCGQFLLLLTVILLQCLEGIHTQNSSSTEPPAAAPPATPPATPAHRASALPFSVQPSEIVQSEVPVESTNYTEPYEYNPPSPVVLCFYLPEEFIYCQDPVDHAGNHSAQVEMGHGCVGWGGQTPKEVNYTKVMCTALDDIECAGPREFLRGEVPCIKYTGHYFITTLLYSFFLGCFGVDRFCLGHTGTAVGKLLTLGGLGIWWFVDLILLITGGLMPSDYSNWCTYY; encoded by the exons ATGATCTTAGTGAGCTATATTCTGCTGTGTGGAcagttcctgctgctgctgacggtGATTCTGTTACAATGCCTGGAAGGGATCCACACCCAGAACTCCTCCAGCACGgagcctcctgctgctgctcctcctgctacTCCTCCTGCTACTCCTGCTCACAGAGCCTCCGCGCTCCCGTTCAGCGTGCAGCCCTCCGAGATAGTCCAGTCTGAGGTACCGGTGGAGAGCACCAACTACACGGAGCCCTACGAGTACAACCCGCCGTCACCAGTCGTCCTCTGCTTCTACCT ACCAGAGGAGTTCATCTACTGTCAGGACCCTGTCGACCATGCAGGGAACCACAGCGCCCAGGTGGAGATGGGTCATGGTTGTGTTGGG TGGGGAGGCCAGACTCCAAAAGAGGTGAACTACACAAAGGTTATGTGCACGGCACTGGATGATATAGAGTGTGCCGGACCCAGAGAGTTCCTCCGAGGAGAAGTTCCCTGCATCAA ATACACGGGGCACTACTTCATCACCACCCTGCTCTACTCCTTCTTCCTGGGCTGTTTCGGGGTGGATCGGTTCTGCCTGGGCCACACCGGCACTGCTGTGGGGAAGCTGCTCACCCTGGGAGGTCTGGGGATCTGGTGGTTTGTGGACCTGATCCTGCTCATCACTGGAGGCCTGATGCCCAGCGACTACAGCAACTGGTGCACCTACTACTGA